The DNA sequence TGATTTTGTAAATTTTTCGTCCGTCGGTCTGGAGAGGCGACGTGCAGATCGGACGCTCGGCCTTGACAAACACGTTGAAGTTATCCCAAAAACTCTCGAAAAAGGCGACCGCACgtggaaaaaatatttaaaaatgactttcaaaaagtttaaaaaacgtCCGAATTCTCCccactaaaatatttaaaaatctgggaaaatacaacaaaaaaacagcaaaaagttTTAATTATCGGCGTTACGCCTCCGCcgagaaaacaagacaaaatcccccccaccccaaataaagtgtcaaaaatgtaaaaataagcaAAGTCAAGAATGAAAAACTTTGagaaaacaccccccccccccgaagaTGTCGTGATTacaaaaaatttacaaaaacgtcaaaaagcgagaaaaaaaacgtaaaaataagaaaatacgtcatgaatttttttttttaaacacatagaaaaaacaacaaagaagtcaataaaaagagagaaaaaatatgaaaattagaaaaaacgtcaaaaggaaaaacttcagaaagacaaaaatagctggaaaaaaaagaagtcattaaaagcagaaaaaagtcaaaaagcgagaaaaacgttaaaaacgaGAAAATAcgtaaaaagcaagaaaaacattaaaattagaaaaaaagtccAAGAATGTAAAAATGCGAGAAGACAAAAAAgcggaaaaaacatcaaataagaaaaaaacgtaAAATACAAGAACGAACGTCAATAACGCGAGAAAAATCgtccaaaagaagaaaaaacgtaAAACCAAACATCGGTTGAACTACCTCGGAGTCttcgtcctcgtcctcctcgtcGTCGGTGAACTCCAGTTTAACGGGCTTGCTGGGTTTGAAGCTGGTCGTCAACACGTACCGGTACCGGGGGTCCGCGTGCTCCGGGACCGGGACCGGGACCGGGACCACCACCGGCTTCACCGGCTTCAACTTGGCGAACCGCTTCTTTACGTGGGCTTTAATAACCGGTCTCACGGCGGGTTTCTCCGGCGACTGGACGGCTGTTTTCCCCCCCGGAGGAAACGCACATCCGTCCGTCTTGGGCTTCTTCTTGGGCCGGTACTTGTAGTCCGGGTAGTCCGCCATGTGCTTCAGCCGGAGCTGCTCCGCCTCCCGGATGAACGGGACCTTTTCGGTGTCTTTTAGCATCTTCCACCGCTTCCCGAGCCGCTTGGAGATCTCCGCGTTGTGCATGTCGGGCGACTGCTCCATGATCTTCCTCCTCTCGACTTTGGACCACACCATGAACGCGTTCATGGGTCTTTTAATGTGACCCGAAGCGGTCTTACACCAGTCCGGTTTCAGCGGTGCGGGGCAGCGCGCCGAGGCCGCCCGCAGGTCGCTGTCCGCCGGGTTGGCTGCCTCGCCGGACCCGCTGGTAACCCCCGCTCCGCCATGTTCCGTCTGCTGAACCATAGTCCAGATTAAATGTCAACCGACCGCCGTGGACTCCCAACAACAACCCGAACCACTTTCTTTACGAATACTACtactttattaatgtttttatcgTGTTTGTATCGTGTTTTCCAGCCGCCGTTTTGCCTTCTTCACACCAACAGCATCTCTCTCGCGCAGTTCAAACCGGCGTCTTATTAACGCCTCGGACCCATCCGCGAGACGTTACCGCCCTGCCACCAATCACCGCTCTTCTTCTCCAGATCCTTCCCGCCTCCGCGGagctctcagccaatcacagctgtGCTGCCCTCCCTGTGTTCCCGCCCACAGAAGTCCGGCCGTTACTTCAATTCAA is a window from the Etheostoma cragini isolate CJK2018 unplaced genomic scaffold, CSU_Ecrag_1.0 ScbMSFa_3081, whole genome shotgun sequence genome containing:
- the LOC117940701 gene encoding transcription factor SOX-11-like, with product MVQQTEHGGAGVTSGSGEAANPADSDLRAASARCPAPLKPDWCKTASGHIKRPMNAFMVWSKVERRKIMEQSPDMHNAEISKRLGKRWKMLKDTEKVPFIREAEQLRLKHMADYPDYKYRPKKKPKTDGCAFPPGGKTAVQSPEKPAVRPVIKAHVKKRFAKLKPVKPVVVPVPVPVPEHADPRYRYVLTTSFKPSKPVKLEFTDDEEDEDEDSEAYSEEEFKIEDEPCRLSLAAMATGGETEAGRLFYSFKNITRQ